In Montipora capricornis isolate CH-2021 chromosome 4, ASM3666992v2, whole genome shotgun sequence, the DNA window ACACGTGCCATTAGAAGTTTTTGCGTGTTTCAAGGCTGCTGCGCTTCGAAAGGAGGGCGGAGGATTGTTGGTGAAAAATAGTAAACACGTGGAAGAAATTCAGTTCCACGTTGGAGCTTCTTTGAGGGACTTCCTGCTGGAATTTGCCAACAAGTACAAAAAATGCCTTTTAGTAACTGAAATCATGTGTAAAATAGAAAAGGATGATTCTTACAGCATGGTAATCATTAACCAAGGTCACCCTGCCATATGGCATTATTCGAAAAATTTAGAGATTATGAGGTTCACAGCAAGATATGGGCATTACAACAGATTGGGTGTCCCACAGTTTACTCTCTAGGCAATCTATGCAAATTATGttgatattttattatatgtTTATGGAACTTACATTGACTGTATAGTCAAACCTGAATTAGGGAGACAGTAGCAAAAGTTTCAAAATTTGTCAACTCTGATCCCTTGTTTTCTGGTAAGTATTTAATACCTCTATTCATATTAAGGAGATACTGGAGTGTTCTCTGAGGGTGGCCTGGATGGATGGTATGTTGTTATAAACTTGTTATATATGTTATGTATATGCATTAAACATATTGCAAATTATCACAGTTTAGGTGAATGACCTATGGGAGGTGTATGTATATGGTCAGCGGTGTTGCCTGTTATTTTCAAATGCCCGTAGTAAAGTGTCAAATCAAGGGCAGCTCTCTTGACTATAGTTGTTTGTCTGCATGTGCATTGATAACAGGAGCTACATATGAAAACACAGGTATTTGAGATTATATGTTGTTGATTTGAAAAACAATCAAATTTCACACATCTTTGTAACATGTCACAAGATTTATTAGTAACAAATGTTCACAATCCTATCATGTGAAAAACAGAGTGAAAGTTCTTATATAACATTGTTGAATCAAAATAAATCATTTGTTATGGTGAAGCTGCACTTAATTCAGCAACCACTATAAAACAGGTAAAATGTTGCTACAAGTACCAACTTAGTAAGAAAAGTACTACCTTCAAGTCTGGAAACATTAGGGCAAACTGAGACTCGCACCAGTATTCATATCATTTCAAGTCTTGTGCCTTAGACCCTTTTCACACCATTAACTGTAGACCACATTTCCAGAACCTGATTTTGCAGTGGAAGTATGTTTTGCAATGGTTAAAAttaacacccccccccccctgattTGCACTTTTGCACAATAGCACTACAAATCTAGTCGTAGCAGAGGTTTCCCCTGTTGCTGTACTCTTGTACAATGTTCATATAGGTACTACTGCTGAAACACTAAAAGAGCTTGTAAACCTTTAGACAACTCTCCTAAATCTGCTGTTTTGACAATTTCTTTGTAGATAAGAGAGGAACAAAACTTGCACTTCTCTGCATTGGGGTCCTTTGGATACCCACAAAAGCAAAAGCTGTCAGTGTTGATATATGATGGGATATACTGGTTGGTACACTTTGCATACCCAAAGTGATGTGGGTCAGCCCTTCTAAGCCAAATATTGGAAACAAAGTCATGTTTGAGAACAACTTCCCATCTTGACGAAAGACTAGCATGCTTTGCATACTGCTGTAACCTTACGTGTTTGGCCTCCCGACCTTGCATGCTGTTCACACCCAAACCCATTTTATACTTGTTAAATAAAATTCTAGTGTGATATGGGACAGCATAACCTATTGTCCAGACAGTAGGGCTCACATGATGAAGCAGGGTGGAAACTACATTAAAGAATCTAAGACAATGGTTTTCTAGTTCAATCAAATCTCGATCTTCTATATTTACCCTCGAAAATAGTGACACTGCACCTCTCAGTTGTAAAGCACAATGGGCAATTGCAGAAAGCCTCACTTGGGTTTCAGGTGGATCCCCCTCACCCTCTAAAGCAGCAACAAGGTACATAAACTTGTGACAAAGTTTCTTAGTTTCTTTACCTGTGAATCTGTAGTCAAAACTCCCTTTTCGGCCACTGTTAAAccactttttcacttttttcagtAGCCTTCCTGCCCTTACCTCTGTTTTAAGTGCAAAAAGATACTTTGCAAAACAAGAATTCTCAGGAACATCAGTAATATCTTTGCATGAAGAAGGAATGTTAGATTTATCAACACTCATAGACAAGATGGTATTGTGGACAAACTGCCATGCATTATTTGCATTGTGAAGGGGCTCTGCAAATCCAGCATCAACAAATGGGCCAATTAAAGGTTCATGTTCTTGCCTTGAACTCTTTTCCTTAATGAAATTAAGAACTTTTGTTCTCTTCGTTGATTCTGCAAGAGACGACTTGGCAAGCTTTTCTTTCAGCTCATTTACAGCTGCAGCTACCACTAGTCTCTCTGAGAAAA includes these proteins:
- the LOC138045910 gene encoding uncharacterized protein, translated to MQRFARRLVHEFQSIEKKTFLVRNCTVKFSLKLFPSDMKFLASYSGELSNAAYYFSSFGDVNDSNKHITNGSLGPKPENTWHPWVFSERLVVAAAVNELKEKLAKSSLAESTKRTKVLNFIKEKSSRQEHEPLIGPFVDAGFAEPLHNANNAWQFVHNTILSMSVDKSNIPSSCKDITDVPENSCFAKYLFALKTEVRAGRLLKKVKKWFNSGRKGSFDYRFTGKETKKLCHKFMYLVAALEGEGDPPETQVRLSAIAHCALQLRGAVSLFSRVNIEDRDLIELENHCLRFFNVVSTLLHHVSPTVWTIGYAVPYHTRILFNKYKMGLGVNSMQGREAKHVRLQQYAKHASLSSRWEVVLKHDFVSNIWLRRADPHHFGYAKCTNQYIPSYINTDSFCFCGYPKDPNAEKCKFCSSLIYKEIVKTADLGELSKGLQALLVFQQ